The segment TGCAGGATCAAACCAAGGTGGGCCAGCGGCCGGTGGTGCTGTCCATCGACGCGATGGGTGGAGATCGGGGTCCGGGGGCTGTTGTCGCCGGCATCGCCTTGTCCGCCAAGGTAAATCCTGACATCCGGTTTATCCTTCACGGTCCTGCCGAGGAATTGCGGCGGTTGGTGTCAAAGCAGCGCGCGCTTGAGGGATGTTGCGAGATTCGCGACGCCACTGGCGTTGTGAGTATGGATGACAAACCCAGCCACGTAATGCGCAACGGCAAGGACACCTCGATGTGGTCCACGCTTGAGGCGGTCCGCAATGGCGAAGCGACCGTGGCGGTCAGCTGCGGCAACACCGGCGCGCTAATGGCATTGTCGATGGTCCGTCTGCGCAAGCTGCCGGGTGTCAATCGTCCGGCCATTGCCGTGCTCTGGCCGTCGCGCACCCCGCAAGGGTTCAACGTGATGCTGGACGTGGGCGCCGACATTCGCGCCGATGCGCGTGATCTCATGCAATATGCGTTGATGGGCGCGTCTTATGCCCGCAACGGTCTGGATGTTGCTCGTCCGCGTGTTGGCTTACTCAACGTCGGCACCGAAGAACACAAGGGGCGCGCCGAACTCAAGGAAGCGCATGACCTGATCAGCGCCCAGGCGCAGGCGGCAAGCTATGATTTTGTCGGCTTTGTCGAAGGCGGCGATATCCCCGGAAAACGCGCTGATGTCATCGTCACCGATGGCTTTACCGGCAATGTCGCGCTCAAGACCGGCGAGGGCACGGCGAGCCTGATCGGCGACCTGCTGCGTCAGGCCTTTGCCTATTCGCCGCTGTCGCGCCTTGCCTCATTGCTGGCTCTGACGTCTCTGAAGCGACTGCAAAAACGGATTGACCCGCGTCGGGTCAATGGCGGCGTATTTCTGGGGCTGAACGGCACAGTTGTAAAATCGCACGGCTCGGCAGATTCGACCGGCGTATCGGCAGCTGTCAAACTGGCGTTTCAGTTGGCTCAGAGCGGCTTTGGCGACAAGATCGCCGCCCGTGTCGCATCTGCCGCGGCGCTTGAAAACGACGCAACCCTCTTAGGACCGAAGGACGGAACACATTCATGACGCGACGCGCCGTAGTAGCCGGGGTCGGTCATTACCTGCCCGAACGTATTGTACCGAATAGCGAATTCGAAGCGACGCTGGACACGTCCGATCAATGGATTCGCTCGCGTTCGGGGATCGAGCGACGCCATATTGCCGCTGAGGGGCAAACCACATCCGATATGGCCACCCGCGCTGCACGCAACGCGCTGGCCGATGCCGGGCTTGAGCCTGACGATCTGGATGCCATAATACTGGCCACCTCAACTGCCGATCTGACCTTTCCCTCGGCCGCAACCATGGTGCAGGCTGAACTGGGCATGACACGCGGCTTTGCCTTTGACGTTCAGGCCGTCTGCGCTGGGTTCATCTATGCCCTCTCGACCGCCAACGCGATGATTTTGGCCGGACAGGCCAATCGCGTCATGATCATCGGCGCCGAGACCTTTAGCCGGATCATGGACTGGACCGACCGCAGCACTTGCGTGTTGTTCGGCGACGGCGCCGGCGCGCTGATCCTTGAGGCGGCGAAAGGCAAAGGCACCAACACCGATCGCGGTGTTCTGTCAACCGACCTGCACTCTGACGGGCGTCACAAGGACATCCTGTATGTCGATGGCGGTGTCTCGACCCAAACAACCGGCCATCTGCGGATGGAAGGCAAAGAGGTCTTTCGCCACGCTGTGGAAAAGCTGGCCGAAACTGCAACCACCGCCCTCGAAAAGATCGGAATGACCGGCCAGGACGTCGACTGGGTTGTACCACATCAGGCCAACATCCGCATCATCACCGGCACCGCCAAAAAGCTCGGCCTGCCGATGGACAAGGTGGTGGTGACGGTGCAGGATCACGGCAACACCTCGGCCGCGTCGATTCCTCTGGCGCTGTCTGTCGGCAAGGAACGCGGCCAGATCAAACGCGGTGATCTGCTTGTGACCGAGGCGATTGGTGGCGGTCTGGCGTGGGGCGCGGTCGTTCTGCGCTGGTAATGGCCTCTTTTTGCGCGAAATTGCGCGTTGCAAGCCATTGATATTGACTCGGAAAATCGCCTGCGCCTATGCTGCCGAAAAGCAGGAGGGATGGCGATGGGTGAAAAGACCCTGACGCGAATGGATTTAAGCGAAGCGGTGTTCCGAGAGGTGGGCCTGTCGCGCAACGAAAGCGCAGAACTTGTCGAGACCGTGCTTAGCCACATGTCCGACGCCTTGGTCGAAGGTGAACAGGTCAAGATTTCGTCGTTTGGCACGTTCTCGGTGCGGGAAAAGGCGGCCCGCGTGGGGCGCAATCCCAAGACCGGAGAAGAGGTGCCGATCCAGCCGCGCCGCGTTCTGACCTTTCGACCGTCGCACCTGATGAAAGATCGTGTTGCCGTCGGTAACAAACGCTGAGGCCTGTCACATGAGCAAATCGCCGGATGCCTTCCGCACCATCAGTGAGGTGGCGGAGTGGCTGGATACGCCTGCTCATGTTCTGCGATTCTGGGAGAGTAAGTTCACCCAGGTCAAACCGGTGAAACGCGCAGGCGGCCGCCGTTACTACCGTCCCGCGGACATGGATTTACTTAGCGGTATCAAACGCTTGCTGCACGATGATGGGATGACTATCAAAGGCGTGCAAAAGATCTTGCGTGAACAGGGTGTGCGATACGTCGCAACCCTGGCCGAGTATCCCGACGGAGAAGACGCGCCGGATCATATCGAAGAGGCCCCGTTTGCCGAGATGGCGGAACCCGCCGATGTGGTCGTGCCGTTCAACATGCATCAGACCGAATCGGGTCCGATACCCGCCGCCCCGCCAGTGTCACAGCCCGAACTGCCCCCCCTGACATCGGACCCCATGGCCGACACCCCGGAGACTGAGCCCGAGCGTCTGCCTGCCGAACCGACATTGTGGGAAAATATGCCGCCACAAGACGCCCCCCCAGATGAAGAGACCGAAACCGCAGACCCACTGACACCGGATGAAATGGAAGAATCAGACGATATGTCCGAAATGGCGCCACCCTCGCCTTCGGGTCCGAATGTGGCGACTCCTGCAGCCGAGGAACTGACCGAACCAGAGCCGCCAGAAACTGAGTTGTCCCAGACTGAAACCTTGGAGAATGAAGCGGAAGATGCACCAATAGAAGCCGCCGAGCTGCCGCATTCGGCAGAGCCTGAGCGAGAGTCCGCAGTCGCGCCCGATGACGCACCAGACGCCCTCGAGCCAGAGGCGTCTGCGGACAGCGACACCATAGACGCCACCGCAGCGGACCTTCCCCTGCCCGCGTTCCTGCAAAATCCGCTTGGCTCTCCACCCAAAGAATCGATCACCGCGCCGTCAGAACCCGAACAAGTGCCCGAGGTGGCTGAGCATGTGCCCGAGGTGGTCGAACATGTGGACGAATCTGCTCTGCAAAAGCCGCTGCCCGATATGCCCGACCTGGACGCGATTGAGCCGACCGAAGGTGTACTGAGCCTTCTTGCACGGATCACAGCCCTCGATCCCGAACAGGCGCAAGCGCTAGAACCGCAATACGAACGGTTGCGCGCCTTGCAGACACGGCTTTGCGCACCGCGTGGCAACTGATCCTGCCGATATGCCCGACGGGGATGCATTTCGGGGTTGCTCACCGGCGTAAAACCATTATGACACGCATCAGTCGGGCTATAGCGCAGCCTGGTAGCGCGTCCGTCTGGGGGACGGAAGGTCGCAGGTTCGAGTCCTGCTAGCCCGACCAGCTACCGCCTCTTTTGCGCAGCTTTTCCGGGCTTTGCCCGCGAGAAACGCCGCTTTCCCCTTCCCCCTTGATGAGCTGAATTGTAAAGCAGGGACACTCTGGACCGGAGCCCCGAAGGAGAGGCAAATGACAGGCGTTCTGGCCAGCCAGCAGATTCGCGACATGATCACCAACGGTACGTTGCACGCGACCACGGCGATCGACGACGCACAGGTTCAACCCGCGAGCCTGGATTTGCGGCTGGGCACTGTGGCGTACCGTGTGCGGGCGTCGTTCCTTGCCGGTCAGAGCAATCGGGTTGCGGACCGCCTAAATGAATTCGAGATGCACCGCGTAGACCTGACTCAGGGCGCGGTCCTCGAAAAAGGCTGCGTCTATGTCGTGCCGCTGATGGAGCATCTGGCCCTGCCATATGATGTGCACGCCATTGCCAATGCCAAAAGCTCAACCGGGCGACTCGACCTTTTGACACGCACGATCACCGATGGTGGGGTCGAATTCGACAGGATTCCGGCAGGCTACACCGGCCCGCTCTATGCCGAGATTTGCCCCCGGTCGTTTTCGGTT is part of the Puniceibacterium sp. IMCC21224 genome and harbors:
- a CDS encoding MerR family transcriptional regulator; its protein translation is MSKSPDAFRTISEVAEWLDTPAHVLRFWESKFTQVKPVKRAGGRRYYRPADMDLLSGIKRLLHDDGMTIKGVQKILREQGVRYVATLAEYPDGEDAPDHIEEAPFAEMAEPADVVVPFNMHQTESGPIPAAPPVSQPELPPLTSDPMADTPETEPERLPAEPTLWENMPPQDAPPDEETETADPLTPDEMEESDDMSEMAPPSPSGPNVATPAAEELTEPEPPETELSQTETLENEAEDAPIEAAELPHSAEPERESAVAPDDAPDALEPEASADSDTIDATAADLPLPAFLQNPLGSPPKESITAPSEPEQVPEVAEHVPEVVEHVDESALQKPLPDMPDLDAIEPTEGVLSLLARITALDPEQAQALEPQYERLRALQTRLCAPRGN
- a CDS encoding beta-ketoacyl-ACP synthase III produces the protein MTRRAVVAGVGHYLPERIVPNSEFEATLDTSDQWIRSRSGIERRHIAAEGQTTSDMATRAARNALADAGLEPDDLDAIILATSTADLTFPSAATMVQAELGMTRGFAFDVQAVCAGFIYALSTANAMILAGQANRVMIIGAETFSRIMDWTDRSTCVLFGDGAGALILEAAKGKGTNTDRGVLSTDLHSDGRHKDILYVDGGVSTQTTGHLRMEGKEVFRHAVEKLAETATTALEKIGMTGQDVDWVVPHQANIRIITGTAKKLGLPMDKVVVTVQDHGNTSAASIPLALSVGKERGQIKRGDLLVTEAIGGGLAWGAVVLRW
- the plsX gene encoding phosphate acyltransferase PlsX, with protein sequence MTSLQDQTKVGQRPVVLSIDAMGGDRGPGAVVAGIALSAKVNPDIRFILHGPAEELRRLVSKQRALEGCCEIRDATGVVSMDDKPSHVMRNGKDTSMWSTLEAVRNGEATVAVSCGNTGALMALSMVRLRKLPGVNRPAIAVLWPSRTPQGFNVMLDVGADIRADARDLMQYALMGASYARNGLDVARPRVGLLNVGTEEHKGRAELKEAHDLISAQAQAASYDFVGFVEGGDIPGKRADVIVTDGFTGNVALKTGEGTASLIGDLLRQAFAYSPLSRLASLLALTSLKRLQKRIDPRRVNGGVFLGLNGTVVKSHGSADSTGVSAAVKLAFQLAQSGFGDKIAARVASAAALENDATLLGPKDGTHS
- the ihfA gene encoding integration host factor subunit alpha, encoding MGEKTLTRMDLSEAVFREVGLSRNESAELVETVLSHMSDALVEGEQVKISSFGTFSVREKAARVGRNPKTGEEVPIQPRRVLTFRPSHLMKDRVAVGNKR